The genome window CTTGCTTTTAGCAACTCACGGAGATTGGCAGGATAAAGCTAGAAGAGAGGTGATTGACATATTCGGTAACCGAAATCCAGATTCCAAAGGcatttctaaactcaaaactgtAAGTAAATTGTCAAATattcctatatattttttatctcaATCTCAAAGCTGGTGTTTCAATCACGTCTTGTTTATCGCAATCACAAATGTAACAAATATTATGTGTTTAGTacatattctttaatttaatctgACCTATTCTTGTTTTGCAAACAGATTACTATGATTATTTATGAAACACTAAGATTGTATGGTCCATCAAATGGCTTGCAAAGAAGAGTTACAAGAAAAGTTCAGTTGGGAAAGCTAGTCTTGCCTGCTAATATAGATATTCTGGTTCAAAATATTGCACTTCACCATGAGCCTCACCAGTGGGGAGACGATGTACATCTTTTTAAACCAGAGAGATTTGAAGAAGGGATTGCCAAAGCTACCAACTACAATGCAGCTGCATTTTTTACCTTCGGATTGGGACCTCGATCTTGTATTGGTATGTCCTTTGCAATCACGGAAACTAAGGTTGCAATCTCCATGATTCTACAACGCTACACCATTACCCTCTCCCCTACCTATGTCCACTCACCAATGCCTATTCTCGCCATTCGACCACAACATGGAATTCAAGTAATACTTGAGTCACTGCATAACAATGCTTAAAGTACACAATAGCTAAGGGACTTGAGGTTTAACTCAATTTGTTTATGTATTCACCTTTAggtgttaaaatttaatatatgtgGCACTTTTAACATTAGTAACCCCTTCCTATTCCTATGCTATACCCTACTCAACGCAAAAACATGGTAAAACATGCAatccataaatatatatatatatgtgtgtgtgtgtgtatgtgtgtttCAGTATTGTTgatcaatatataatttttactagCTATGCCTTATTTCATTTGAATTGCAGTATTACATCCTAAAGCCTTTCCACCAAGCAATAGCAGCAAG of Gossypium raimondii isolate GPD5lz chromosome 3, ASM2569854v1, whole genome shotgun sequence contains these proteins:
- the LOC128039713 gene encoding cytochrome P450 CYP749A22-like, whose amino-acid sequence is MLKSEELAKGIQDCVMKIVKQREDKFVNGEADSFGNDFLGLLVNAYHDSDENNRLSMEDLVDECKTFYFAGQETVNSLLAWIVLLLATHGDWQDKARREVIDIFGNRNPDSKGISKLKTITMIIYETLRLYGPSNGLQRRVTRKVQLGKLVLPANIDILVQNIALHHEPHQWGDDVHLFKPERFEEGIAKATNYNAAAFFTFGLGPRSCIGMSFAITETKVAISMILQRYTITLSPTYVHSPMPILAIRPQHGIQVILESLHNNA